ACCTAAAGTTGCCTTAATTAATGACGTTGTTTCTCCACCCGGATATAAAACATAAAGTAACACATATACTGCTACGCCTGTAATCGCTGTGAAGAACCAAATAATAGAAGCGATAGGTCCGACTTTTCTATGAATATTAAACTTATCTTTAAACGCAGTAATAATTTGGACTAAACCAAGAATGCCACCAATTGTAGCCAAATTTATATGAAAAACTAAAAATATCGTATAATAAATTTTAATTGAATCTGGTCCGCCGAAAGCCGTATTTCCTATAAACACAGTTCTTGAAGCATATATAATAAAGAATAATAAAGCTGCTACTGCGGCAGTTAACATTATTCTTTTATGCCCTTCGATGTTGCGTTTCCAAATTTTGCGCCAACCTATTGCAACTAAAATTGCACTTAATACAATGCAGGTTGTACTAATTGTAGGTAAAATAGGTAAATTCATAAGTTCCATCCTTAATAATTAAATTTAAAACATTTCGATTAGAGAAACGATTACTGTTAATACGAAAAATACTACTAAATAGTTTAATGAATAGATAAACATCTTAGTTGCCCATTTAGTATTATCAGTACCCTTTTTAAAACTTGTTAGACCCATGTATAGCCAACCTAAGTTTAGTAAAGTAGCAAGTACCATAAACGTAATACCTAAATCTCTAAATAAAAATGGTAATGGTAGTAAAAATACTAACCAGATAAACATACTCACTCTCGTACGATTGAATCCCTTAACTGATGGTAGCATCGGAATATTTGCTAATGAATATTCATCTTGACGCTTAATCGCTAGAGCGTAAAAGTGTACGGGTTGCCAACAAAAGACAACTAAAAATAATGCAATTGCAGTTACGCTTAAATGACCTTCAATCGCAGTCCATCCTATTAACGGTGGCACAGCTCCAGGAAAACTTCCGATTACAGTATTCCATACTGTGTGACGTTTTGCCCAAATAGAATAAAAAGATACATAACCAACGATTCCTAATAAACCAATTACACCTGAAGGTATGTTAAGTGCAAACAATAATGCCTCTCCTATTAACATCATCCCAAAACTAAGGATCAATAAATTTCTGTCTGAAATTCTGTCGTTTACAGTTGGTCTCTTTTGTTTGCTAGGCATGATGCTGTCAATATCTTGGTCATAATAATTATTCAGTGCACAAGCACCACCCATAATCAATGTAGACCCTAATAGCATCATAATGATTTGAGGTATTGACGAGAGGAAGGAATGATTTGCTAAAACAATTGCAAGCCATGAACCAGCAAATGCTGGAATTAAGTTGCCCTGTACAAGCCCCATTTTAATAATTTGCTGTAACTCTTTATAAGTTACACGGCTCGAAGATTGTGACAAAGTCTGCTCTTTGTTCATAATTTCCCTCCTAATATTTTCATACA
The Staphylococcus kloosii genome window above contains:
- a CDS encoding DUF420 domain-containing protein, with translation MNLPILPTISTTCIVLSAILVAIGWRKIWKRNIEGHKRIMLTAAVAALLFFIIYASRTVFIGNTAFGGPDSIKIYYTIFLVFHINLATIGGILGLVQIITAFKDKFNIHRKVGPIASIIWFFTAITGVAVYVLLYVLYPGGETTSLIKATLGL
- the cyoE gene encoding heme o synthase, with the protein product MNKEQTLSQSSSRVTYKELQQIIKMGLVQGNLIPAFAGSWLAIVLANHSFLSSIPQIIMMLLGSTLIMGGACALNNYYDQDIDSIMPSKQKRPTVNDRISDRNLLILSFGMMLIGEALLFALNIPSGVIGLLGIVGYVSFYSIWAKRHTVWNTVIGSFPGAVPPLIGWTAIEGHLSVTAIALFLVVFCWQPVHFYALAIKRQDEYSLANIPMLPSVKGFNRTRVSMFIWLVFLLPLPFLFRDLGITFMVLATLLNLGWLYMGLTSFKKGTDNTKWATKMFIYSLNYLVVFFVLTVIVSLIEMF